The following proteins are encoded in a genomic region of Trichoplusia ni isolate ovarian cell line Hi5 chromosome 18, tn1, whole genome shotgun sequence:
- the LOC113503072 gene encoding cytochrome P450 6B2-like has translation MAALLLFVSLLTVLISLLYYISQRKFGYWEKRNVPYVKPLPLLGNYAKYMLQKQYPGQMLQELCKRFPDRSYFGAFFGTEPVLVVNSPEVVKDVFTKDFYYFNGREISDHVENEIITRNLFFASGDKWKVVRQNLTALFSSSKMKKMFYLLEKCNHSLEDMLTYETSKNNVIEARDLGARYTMDCICSCAFGVDSMVMGKETNNVFKTMAEQIFEASNTRGLKMILRAAWPSLFYGMKMQLFPSTIDEFFSKLLKGVFESRNHKPSPRNDFVDLVLTFKNEENLIGDSISNSKTGKDTKIKLKVDDDLLVAQCILFFAAGFETSATTISFTLFELAKNPAVQEKVIAEIDEYVARQKNKLEYECVNDLPYLDAAVYETLRMYPIFGILTREVMDDYQFADGVKVEKGLRVHIPVYHFHFNPDYFRDPEEYKPERFLPENKKDLKPYTFFPYGEGPRICIGSRFAKMQVMAGLITILKEYRVELGEDMPKSLNLDARTILIAPREQGLNIKFIRREGSEQRKWVRT, from the exons ATGGCTGCGCTACTCTTATTCGTGTCTCTGTTAACAGTATTAATTTCTTTACTGTACTATATTTCTCAAAGAAAGTTCGGCTACTGGGAGAAAAGAAATGTGCCTTACGTGAAGCCTCTGCCGCTCTTGGGCAACTATGCAAAGTACATGCTTCAGAAACAGTATCCTGGTCAAATGCTGCAGGAGCTTTGCAAACGGTTTCCTGATCGATCTTACTTCGGAGCTTTCTTCGGAACCGAGCCTGTGCTGGTGGTGAATAGCCCTGAAGTCGTGAAAGATGTCTTTACAaaggatttttattattttaacggCAGGGAAATTTCGGACCATGTCGAAAACGAAATAATAACTCGGAATCTTTTCTTTGCCAGTGGCGATAAATGGAAAGTTGTACGTCAAAATCTCACAGCATTATTCTCTTCTTCTAAgatgaagaaaatgttttacttgcTTGAGAAATGCAACCACAGCTTGGAAGACATGCTGACATACGAGACATCTAAGAATAATGTTATAGAAGCCAGGGACCTCGGCGCGAGGTACACCATGGACTGCATCTGCTCGTGTGCTTTTGGCGTTGATTCAATGGTTATGGGCAAGGAGACgaataatgttttcaaaactATGGCTGAACAGATTTTCGAAGCTTCAAATACCCGAGGACTGAAAATGATTCTTAGAGCAGCATGGCCAAGCCTTTTCTACGGAATGAAAATGCAACTTTTTCCTTCAACAATCGATGAattcttttcaaaattgttgAAAGGAGTTTTCGAAAGTAGGAATCACAAACCATCACCAAGAAACGATTTTGTAGATTTagttttgacattcaaaaacgaGGAAAACTTAATAGGTGACAGTATCAGTAACTCGAAAACTGGTAAagatactaaaattaaactaaaagtgGATGATGACTTGCTAGTGGCTCAGTGTATTTTGTTCTTTGCGGCTGGATTCGAGACATCAGCGACTACCATAAGTTTCACTTTGTTTGAGCTTGCAAAGAATCCTGCCGTACAAGAAAAAGTAATCGCGGAAATAGATGAATACGTTGCGCGCCAGAAAAATAAGTTAGAATATGAATGTGTGAATGACTTGCCGTACCTTGACGCAGCTGTTTACGAAACACTTCGCATGTACCCCATATTTGGAATACTTACCCGTGAAGTTATGGACGACTATCAATTTGCGGATGGCGTGAAAGTAGAAAAGGGACTTCGAGTGCACATTCCAGTGTACCACTTCCACTTTAACCCTGATTACTTCCGTGACCCTGAGGAGTACAAACCTGAACGATTTTTACCTGAAAACAAGAAAGACCTAAAACCCTACACTTTCTTCCCGTACGGAGAAGGACCCAGGATCTGCATAG GAAGTCGTTTTGCTAAAATGCAAGTTATGGCGGGCCTTATTACCATCTTGAAGGAATACAGAGTCGAGCTTGGAGAGGACATGCCCAAATCACTGAACCTGGATGCGCGAACAATTCTGATTGCTCCTCGTGAACAAGGTCTTAATATTAAGTTCATCAGACGTGAAGGTTCTGAGCAAAGGAAATGGGTTCGTACGTGA